The following coding sequences lie in one Angustibacter luteus genomic window:
- a CDS encoding 6-carboxytetrahydropterin synthase has product MFSVTVRDHMMVAHSFTGEVFGPAQRLHGATFVVDATFRGATLDADGIVVDIGRAAQSLHSVLEQLTYRNLDDEPDFTGVNTSTEVLAQAVADRLAQRVHAGELGEAARDLAGITVTLHESHVAWASYERAL; this is encoded by the coding sequence ATGTTCAGCGTGACCGTCCGCGACCACATGATGGTCGCGCACAGCTTCACCGGCGAGGTCTTCGGCCCGGCGCAACGCCTGCACGGCGCGACGTTCGTCGTTGACGCGACGTTCCGCGGGGCAACGCTGGACGCCGACGGCATCGTCGTCGACATCGGGCGGGCCGCGCAGTCGCTGCACTCGGTGCTGGAGCAGCTGACCTACCGGAACCTGGACGACGAGCCGGACTTCACCGGCGTGAACACCTCGACCGAGGTGCTGGCCCAGGCAGTCGCCGACCGGCTCGCCCAGCGCGTGCACGCCGGCGAGCTGGGCGAGGCGGCCCGCGACCTGGCGGGGATCACCGTCACGCTGCACGAGTCGCACGTGGCCTGGGCGAGCTATGAGCGGGCGCTGTGA
- the recC gene encoding exodeoxyribonuclease V subunit gamma has product MLHVHRSERADALVEPLAGVLATPLDDPFAPDVVAVPTRGVERWLAQRLSHRLGAAPGEQDGVCANIGFGSPSRLVAGALSATLGLEPDDDPWRYDSLTWALLEVVDAVAEEPWAAVLARHLGLGPSTTDDDDVRRGRRLALAQHLASLFTSYGAQRPELVLAWAAGADEDGTGQPVPADLAWQPRLWRRLRDRLDVASPPERLAEAVQLLADAPDRVPFAPRLSVFGATRLPQDQLMVLDALSRHRDVHLWLPHPSPALWRNVSGLDGPARRRRDQPVVAAHPMLASMARDASELQTRLRAGATVDHYHPSPPTGPTLLGALQQRLRDDDPDAAPHPLADGDRSVQVLACHGRARQVEVLREMLVGMFADDATLEPREVVVMCPDIEAFAPLVTATFGLGAEVEPVDGRSAVHPGQMLRVRLADRSLRQTNPVLALLAALLGLADDRVTASQVLDLAASEPVRRRFGFDDDDLDRISGWAVDAGVHWGEDLDRRARFGLPDLRQGTWGTALDRILLGAAMADEDQRFVGSALPLDDVDSNDIELAGRLAELLERLTGVLASLDGTHPLGTWLDLLDGALDQLADVAAADAWQLVQARQVLADAQWSPDLTTERGETVLRLPDVRALLAGRLAGRPTRAGFRTGGLTMCSLEPMRAVPHRVVCLLGLDDGAFPRRTSADGDDVLLRDPCLGERERRSEDRQLFLDAVTAASDHLVVLYTGADQRTGAARPPAVPVSELLDALDGAATATDGRPVREHVVVRHPLQVVDERNFVAGALHRPGPFSFDAVAFEAARAGRGERVGPAPFLSRPLPVEPRPDQVDLDDLVRALEHPVKWFLRRRLRVSLSGDDEDVEDRLPLELDGLQKWAVGDRLLGARLADVDPGRAVAAEWRRGHVPPRELGRATLAEVAERVEPIVDAAARYAAGQARVVDVRADLPGGFVVSGSVPGVHGDVLLRSVYSRVSGKHRLRAWVQLLALVASEPDRAWRAVTVGRSAGRSASSTAMGLRTPDPAWAAQRLEELVRLRERATRELLPMPVDTALAYAQSRFAGDAEVQALEDARRVWKSGFEASDEYHELGWGPGAALDDLLGTPDPTEQKWWPQDSSRLGVLARRVWQPLLDHETSQP; this is encoded by the coding sequence GTGCTGCACGTGCACCGCTCGGAGCGCGCCGACGCGCTCGTCGAACCGCTGGCCGGTGTGCTCGCCACCCCCCTCGACGACCCGTTCGCGCCGGACGTCGTCGCCGTCCCCACCCGCGGCGTGGAGCGCTGGCTCGCCCAACGGCTCTCCCACCGCCTCGGCGCCGCACCCGGCGAGCAGGACGGCGTGTGCGCCAACATCGGGTTCGGGTCGCCGTCCCGGCTGGTGGCGGGCGCGCTGTCCGCGACCCTGGGGCTGGAACCGGACGACGACCCCTGGCGGTACGACAGCCTCACCTGGGCGCTGCTCGAGGTCGTCGACGCGGTCGCCGAGGAACCGTGGGCGGCCGTGCTGGCCCGACACCTCGGGCTCGGCCCGTCCACCACCGACGACGACGACGTGCGCCGGGGCCGCCGGCTCGCCCTGGCCCAGCACCTGGCTTCGCTGTTCACCAGCTACGGCGCGCAGCGCCCCGAGCTCGTCCTGGCCTGGGCGGCAGGGGCCGACGAGGACGGCACCGGCCAACCGGTGCCGGCCGACCTCGCCTGGCAGCCCCGGCTGTGGCGCCGCCTGCGCGACCGGCTCGACGTCGCGAGCCCGCCCGAGCGGCTCGCCGAGGCCGTGCAGCTGCTCGCCGACGCGCCGGACCGGGTGCCGTTCGCGCCCCGGCTCTCGGTGTTCGGCGCCACCCGGCTGCCGCAGGACCAGCTGATGGTGCTGGACGCGCTCAGCCGGCACCGCGACGTCCACCTGTGGTTGCCGCACCCGTCACCGGCGTTGTGGCGCAACGTGTCCGGGCTCGACGGCCCGGCCCGGCGGCGTCGCGACCAGCCGGTCGTCGCGGCCCACCCGATGCTCGCGTCCATGGCTCGCGACGCGAGCGAGCTGCAGACCCGGCTGCGCGCCGGCGCCACCGTCGACCACTACCACCCGTCCCCTCCCACCGGGCCCACGCTGCTCGGGGCCCTGCAGCAGCGGCTGCGCGACGACGACCCGGACGCCGCGCCGCACCCGCTCGCGGACGGCGACCGCAGCGTCCAGGTGCTGGCCTGCCACGGCCGGGCCCGCCAGGTCGAGGTGCTGCGCGAGATGCTGGTGGGGATGTTCGCCGACGACGCCACCCTGGAGCCGCGTGAGGTCGTCGTGATGTGCCCGGACATCGAGGCGTTCGCCCCGCTGGTCACGGCCACGTTCGGGCTCGGGGCCGAGGTCGAGCCGGTGGACGGGCGGTCCGCCGTGCACCCCGGGCAGATGTTGCGGGTCCGGCTGGCCGACCGCTCGCTGCGCCAGACCAACCCGGTCCTCGCGCTGCTCGCCGCTCTGCTGGGTCTGGCCGACGACCGGGTCACCGCGTCGCAGGTGCTGGACCTGGCCGCCAGCGAGCCGGTGCGGCGGCGGTTCGGGTTCGACGACGACGACCTGGACCGCATCTCCGGCTGGGCCGTCGACGCGGGGGTGCACTGGGGTGAGGACCTGGACCGCCGGGCCCGGTTCGGCCTGCCGGACCTGCGGCAGGGCACCTGGGGCACCGCGCTGGACCGCATCCTGCTGGGCGCGGCGATGGCCGACGAGGACCAGCGTTTCGTCGGGTCCGCGTTGCCGCTGGACGACGTGGACAGCAACGACATCGAGCTGGCCGGACGGCTGGCCGAGCTGCTCGAGCGGCTCACCGGCGTCCTCGCCAGCCTCGACGGCACCCATCCGCTCGGCACGTGGCTGGACCTGCTGGACGGCGCGCTCGACCAGCTCGCGGACGTCGCTGCCGCGGACGCCTGGCAGCTCGTACAGGCCCGCCAGGTGCTGGCGGACGCTCAGTGGTCGCCCGATCTCACCACCGAGCGCGGTGAGACCGTGCTGCGGCTGCCCGACGTGCGCGCGCTGCTGGCCGGGCGGCTCGCGGGACGGCCGACCCGTGCCGGGTTCCGGACCGGCGGCCTGACCATGTGCTCGCTCGAACCCATGCGGGCCGTGCCGCACCGGGTGGTCTGCCTGCTGGGTCTGGACGACGGTGCGTTCCCGCGGCGAACGTCGGCGGACGGGGACGACGTCCTGCTGCGCGACCCGTGCCTGGGCGAGCGGGAGCGCCGCAGCGAGGACCGTCAGCTGTTCCTGGATGCGGTGACGGCCGCGTCCGACCACCTCGTGGTCCTCTACACCGGTGCCGACCAGCGCACGGGGGCGGCCCGTCCGCCGGCGGTCCCGGTCAGCGAGCTGCTCGACGCGCTGGACGGCGCCGCCACCGCCACGGACGGGCGCCCGGTGCGCGAGCACGTCGTCGTCCGGCACCCGCTGCAGGTCGTGGACGAGCGCAACTTCGTCGCTGGCGCCCTGCACCGCCCCGGGCCGTTCAGCTTCGACGCGGTGGCGTTCGAGGCCGCCCGGGCGGGGCGTGGCGAGCGGGTCGGCCCCGCGCCGTTCCTGTCGCGGCCCCTGCCGGTCGAGCCGCGCCCGGACCAGGTCGACCTGGACGACCTGGTGCGTGCGCTCGAGCACCCGGTGAAGTGGTTCCTGCGGCGTCGGCTGAGGGTGTCGCTCAGTGGTGACGACGAGGACGTCGAGGACCGGCTGCCGCTGGAGCTCGACGGCCTGCAGAAGTGGGCGGTCGGGGACCGGCTGCTGGGAGCCCGGCTGGCCGACGTCGACCCGGGGCGCGCGGTGGCGGCCGAGTGGCGGCGAGGCCACGTCCCGCCGCGCGAGCTCGGGCGGGCCACGTTGGCGGAGGTCGCCGAGCGGGTCGAGCCGATCGTCGACGCGGCCGCCCGGTACGCGGCGGGGCAGGCGCGCGTGGTCGACGTCCGGGCCGACCTGCCGGGCGGCTTCGTGGTCAGCGGGTCGGTGCCCGGCGTGCACGGCGACGTGCTGCTGCGCAGCGTCTACTCGCGGGTGTCCGGCAAGCACCGGCTGCGCGCGTGGGTCCAGCTGCTCGCCCTGGTCGCCTCGGAGCCAGATCGCGCGTGGCGGGCGGTCACGGTGGGCCGGTCGGCCGGTCGGTCGGCCAGCTCGACGGCGATGGGGCTGCGCACTCCCGACCCGGCGTGGGCAGCGCAACGGCTGGAGGAGCTGGTGCGGCTGCGCGAGCGAGCCACCCGCGAGCTCCTGCCGATGCCGGTCGACACCGCGCTCGCGTACGCCCAGAGCCGGTTCGCCGGTGACGCCGAGGTGCAGGCGCTGGAGGACGCCCGGCGCGTCTGGAAGAGCGGGTTCGAGGCGAGCGACGAGTACCACGAGCTCGGCTGGGGGCCGGGTGCGGCGCTGGACGACCTGCTGGGGACGCCGGACCCGACCGAGCAGAAGTGGTGGCCGCAGGACTCCAGCCGGCTGGGGGTCCTGGCCCGCCGGGTCTGGCAGCCGCTGCTCGACCACGAGACGAGCCAGCCGTGA
- a CDS encoding UvrD-helicase domain-containing protein, with the protein MSSDQPAGERAGRPIQPVAVFDVCGDLPTGTTVLEASAGTGKTFTIAALAARYVAEGVAELPELLLVTFGRAATSELRDRVRERLVSAERALRDPDARRSDDDLVRHLADVDDDELAVRRRRLAAALADFDAATIATTHGFCQQMLTSLGVSSDVDADAVLVPDLADLVDEVVDDRYLQRFAANPAPALSVADARLVARAAVSDPQARLEPGYAPPDTLAGHRYAFARDVVQEVRQRKRARRLIDYDDLLVLLRDALADEQTGPAAAGRVRSRYRVVLVDEFQDTDPVQWQILHTAFHGHRTLVLIGDPKQAIYAFRGGDVVAYLAARASADHAATLGRSWRSDAPLLGALEHVMGGAALGDEAILVRPVTAAHVERRLAGGAPLRLRHVTRTAFGFSGTKTPPVDRVRALIAQDVAADVVRQLEQTRLADGDGWRPLRPADVAVLTQRNADAALVQQALVAVGVPAVVSGLSSVFGTRAARDWLTLLRAVEQPGHAGRTAALALSPFIGWDASRLANASDAERDELSDRVRSWAQVLTDRGVAALLEATTADGLAERLMRTTTGERTLTDLRHVAQSMHVAAVQDRLGGAALTDWLRRRVDEAAGDYAEERSRRLETDAAAVQVVTVHASKGLEFPVVYVPFGWDRYEATTPSVLRFHDGAGHRVLHIGGAEDQHYAAARDRHLAEERGEDLRLLYVALTRASSQVVAWWAASRNSGSGPLSRMVLGEWGSGQQPPDRVTVAADPKVVAKLADLAEGSQGTIEVEQVDAAPRLVRWRAPAVEDAALSVGSLRRHLDLTWRRTSYSGLTAAAHDAGPGVASEPEATGVQDESDVPPTGPASDSSSDSPAGAHLPSPMADLVGGATFGTLVHEVLEHLDPVTSRARGDLPDAIVAGIRQARSARLDDASTQTLADALELVLDTPLGPLAPGRTLGDLEVTDRLAELDFELPLAGGDTSSSAASTGGTLADVTTLLDRHLPPDDPFADYGRRLAAAGLGTGRLRGYLAGSIDAVLRIRDEHGRPRYVVVDYKTNRLAAVDEPLTTWHYRPDAMAEAMMAAHYPLQLLLYSVALHRFLRWRQPGYDPDEYLGGALYLFVRGMCGPNTPVVDGTPTGVLSWRPPSALVLDLSDLLDGRTS; encoded by the coding sequence GTGAGCTCCGACCAGCCCGCCGGCGAGCGCGCCGGCCGGCCGATCCAACCGGTCGCGGTGTTCGACGTCTGCGGCGATCTCCCCACGGGCACCACAGTTCTGGAGGCCAGCGCCGGCACCGGTAAGACGTTCACCATCGCCGCCCTGGCGGCCCGCTACGTGGCCGAAGGGGTCGCCGAGCTCCCCGAGCTGCTGCTGGTCACGTTCGGCCGGGCCGCGACGTCGGAGCTGCGCGACCGGGTCCGCGAGCGCCTGGTGTCGGCCGAGCGCGCGCTGCGCGACCCGGACGCCCGACGCAGCGACGACGACCTGGTGCGGCACCTGGCCGACGTGGACGACGACGAGCTGGCGGTGCGCCGCCGCCGGCTGGCCGCCGCGCTGGCCGACTTCGACGCCGCCACCATCGCCACGACGCACGGGTTCTGCCAGCAGATGCTCACGTCCCTGGGCGTCAGCAGTGACGTCGACGCCGACGCGGTGCTGGTGCCGGACCTGGCCGACCTGGTGGACGAGGTGGTCGACGACCGGTACCTGCAGCGCTTCGCCGCCAACCCGGCGCCGGCCCTGTCGGTGGCCGACGCCCGGCTCGTCGCACGCGCCGCCGTCAGTGACCCGCAGGCCAGGCTCGAGCCCGGCTACGCCCCGCCCGACACGCTCGCCGGTCACCGGTACGCGTTCGCCCGGGACGTCGTCCAGGAGGTGCGCCAGCGCAAGCGGGCCCGGCGGTTGATCGACTACGACGACCTGCTCGTCCTGCTCCGCGACGCGCTCGCCGACGAGCAGACCGGACCGGCTGCGGCCGGGCGGGTTCGCTCGCGCTACCGGGTGGTGCTGGTCGACGAGTTCCAGGACACCGACCCCGTGCAGTGGCAGATCCTGCACACCGCGTTCCACGGGCACCGCACGCTCGTCCTGATCGGCGACCCGAAGCAGGCCATCTACGCGTTCCGCGGCGGCGACGTCGTCGCGTACCTGGCGGCCCGGGCGAGCGCCGACCACGCGGCGACGCTGGGCCGCAGCTGGCGCAGCGACGCGCCACTGCTGGGCGCGCTCGAGCACGTCATGGGCGGCGCCGCCCTCGGCGACGAGGCGATCCTGGTCCGGCCGGTCACGGCCGCCCACGTCGAGCGGCGGCTGGCCGGCGGTGCCCCGCTGCGGCTGCGGCACGTCACCCGCACCGCGTTCGGGTTCAGCGGCACGAAGACCCCACCGGTCGACCGGGTGCGCGCGCTGATCGCGCAGGACGTGGCGGCGGACGTCGTCCGCCAGCTCGAGCAGACCCGGTTGGCGGACGGCGACGGCTGGCGGCCGCTGCGGCCGGCGGACGTCGCGGTGCTGACCCAGCGCAACGCCGACGCCGCCCTCGTCCAGCAGGCCCTGGTCGCCGTCGGCGTACCGGCGGTGGTGTCGGGGCTGTCCAGCGTGTTCGGCACGCGGGCGGCGCGGGACTGGCTCACGCTGCTGCGCGCCGTCGAGCAGCCGGGGCACGCCGGGCGGACCGCCGCGCTGGCGCTCAGCCCGTTCATCGGCTGGGACGCGTCGCGGCTGGCGAACGCGTCCGACGCGGAGCGCGACGAGCTGTCCGACCGGGTGCGGTCGTGGGCGCAGGTGCTCACCGACCGCGGAGTGGCCGCCCTGCTCGAGGCCACCACCGCGGACGGCCTCGCGGAGCGCCTGATGCGCACGACGACGGGGGAGCGGACGCTCACCGACCTGCGGCACGTCGCCCAGTCGATGCACGTCGCCGCGGTGCAGGACCGGCTGGGCGGTGCCGCGCTCACGGACTGGCTGCGCCGGCGGGTGGACGAGGCGGCCGGGGACTACGCCGAGGAACGCAGCCGCCGCCTCGAGACGGACGCGGCCGCCGTGCAGGTCGTCACCGTGCACGCCAGCAAGGGGCTGGAGTTCCCGGTGGTCTACGTCCCGTTCGGCTGGGACCGGTACGAGGCGACCACCCCGTCGGTCCTGCGCTTCCACGACGGCGCCGGCCACCGCGTCCTGCACATCGGTGGCGCCGAGGACCAGCACTACGCCGCCGCGCGCGACCGGCACCTGGCCGAGGAGCGCGGCGAGGACCTGCGCCTTCTGTACGTCGCGCTGACCCGGGCGAGCTCGCAGGTCGTCGCCTGGTGGGCGGCCTCCCGCAACTCCGGCAGCGGGCCGCTGAGCCGGATGGTGCTGGGGGAGTGGGGATCCGGCCAGCAGCCACCGGACCGGGTGACGGTGGCCGCCGACCCGAAGGTGGTCGCGAAGCTCGCCGACCTGGCCGAGGGCTCGCAGGGCACGATCGAGGTGGAGCAGGTCGACGCGGCGCCCCGGCTGGTGCGCTGGCGAGCACCGGCCGTCGAGGACGCCGCCCTGTCCGTCGGCTCGCTGCGCCGGCACCTCGACCTCACCTGGCGGCGGACGTCGTACTCGGGCCTGACTGCGGCAGCGCACGACGCCGGCCCTGGTGTCGCGAGCGAGCCGGAAGCCACCGGCGTCCAGGACGAGAGCGACGTACCGCCGACCGGTCCCGCGTCCGACTCGTCGTCCGACTCGCCGGCCGGGGCGCACCTGCCCTCCCCGATGGCGGACCTGGTGGGCGGTGCCACGTTCGGCACGCTCGTGCACGAGGTGCTCGAGCACCTCGACCCGGTCACGTCGCGGGCGCGCGGTGACCTCCCGGACGCGATCGTGGCCGGGATCCGGCAGGCGCGCAGCGCCCGGCTGGACGACGCGTCCACCCAGACCCTGGCCGATGCGCTCGAGCTGGTCCTCGACACCCCGCTGGGTCCGCTGGCGCCCGGGCGGACGCTCGGCGACCTCGAGGTCACGGACCGGTTGGCCGAGCTGGACTTCGAGCTCCCGCTGGCCGGCGGCGACACCAGCAGCTCCGCCGCCTCGACCGGCGGGACGCTGGCCGACGTGACGACCCTGCTCGACCGCCACCTGCCGCCGGACGACCCCTTCGCCGACTACGGACGGCGACTGGCCGCGGCCGGGCTCGGCACCGGACGGCTGCGCGGGTACCTGGCCGGCAGCATCGACGCCGTGCTGCGGATCCGGGACGAGCACGGGCGCCCGCGCTACGTCGTCGTGGACTACAAGACCAACCGGCTGGCCGCCGTCGACGAGCCGCTGACCACCTGGCACTACCGGCCGGACGCCATGGCCGAGGCGATGATGGCTGCGCACTACCCGCTGCAGCTGCTGCTGTACTCCGTTGCGCTGCACCGTTTCCTGCGCTGGCGCCAACCAGGCTACGACCCGGACGAGTACCTCGGCGGCGCGTTGTACCTGTTCGTGCGCGGCATGTGCGGGCCGAACACCCCGGTCGTCGACGGGACGCCAACCGGGGTCCTGTCCTGGCGGCCGCCGAGCGCGCTGGTGCTCGACCTGTCCGACCTGCTCGACGGGAGGACGTCGTGA
- a CDS encoding CDP-alcohol phosphatidyltransferase family protein, translating to MRVVHLRAVQRGRVVGAPALQLGLLAGLAATAGLSAGGWAAGLTCLVGLDVLLVRSLVRAGLIGASGTRLGAANAVTLGRATLACGVAALVVTSFSRTTPAPPAAAIVGLAVVALALDAVDGRVARRTGTVSAVGARFDMEADAFLILVLAGYLAPVAGWWVLAIGLARYVLVAASWAMPWLRAGAPARSWRKVVAAVQGIVLVAAASGVLPAALLSVVLATALALLAWSFGTEAWWLWRHRDPSPDVARRVRGRAPLAVAATGTAVVLVWFAVAGPASAPSAAGGYLRLPLDVLVVAGLAVALPDRLRAAMAVGVGGLLGLLTVLKLLDLGSTTAVGRPFDPLTDWRYLGSATGLLRDSLGAAQGVAVAVAALVLAGGVLVLMPLSVLRLTTLAARRRAGTAAVVSVLGVGWTLAAALGLQAAPGVPVASTGAAGLAVDQVRLVRADRRDREQFAREARVDAFRDTPADRLLTGLRGKDVLLVFVESYGRAALEGPGPTSGVVGALDAGTQRLQASGYASASAFLTSPTFGGISWLAHSTLQSGTWVDSQRRYDDLVAGDRFTLSQAFGRAGWRTVSDVPSNRQDWPPGRSFYRYDQLYDARNVGYRGPSFSYASMPDQYTLAAFRHLELTGRPRPPVMAEIDLVSSHTPWAPVPRMVDPDAVGDGSVYDGMPAQGQAPGDVWPDVAKVRAAYATSIAYSLDALTSFVAGSGDDDLVLVVLGDHQPASIVSGARAGHDVPVSIIARDPAVLDRVASWGWQPGLRPSPSAPVWPMDTFRDRFLSAYR from the coding sequence GTGCGTGTGGTTCACCTGCGAGCGGTCCAGCGGGGCAGGGTCGTCGGTGCGCCGGCCCTGCAGCTCGGACTGCTGGCGGGGCTCGCGGCGACGGCCGGGCTGAGTGCCGGGGGCTGGGCGGCCGGCCTGACGTGCCTCGTGGGGCTGGACGTGCTGCTGGTGCGGTCCCTGGTCCGCGCCGGCCTGATCGGCGCGAGTGGGACGAGGCTGGGGGCGGCGAACGCCGTGACGCTGGGGCGGGCCACGCTCGCCTGCGGGGTCGCGGCCCTCGTGGTGACCTCGTTCAGCCGGACGACGCCGGCGCCGCCGGCGGCCGCGATCGTCGGGCTGGCGGTGGTCGCGTTGGCGCTCGACGCCGTGGACGGCAGGGTCGCCCGACGCACCGGCACGGTGTCGGCCGTCGGCGCCCGCTTCGACATGGAGGCGGACGCGTTCTTGATCCTGGTGCTCGCCGGCTACCTCGCGCCCGTGGCCGGCTGGTGGGTGCTGGCGATCGGCTTGGCCCGGTACGTGCTCGTGGCGGCGAGCTGGGCCATGCCCTGGCTGCGGGCAGGCGCCCCGGCGCGCTCCTGGCGCAAGGTGGTGGCCGCCGTCCAGGGGATCGTGCTCGTGGCTGCGGCATCCGGCGTGCTGCCCGCCGCGCTGCTGTCGGTCGTGCTGGCGACGGCGCTCGCGCTGCTGGCCTGGTCGTTCGGCACCGAGGCGTGGTGGTTGTGGCGGCACCGCGACCCCAGCCCGGACGTCGCGCGCCGCGTCCGGGGCCGCGCGCCCCTCGCGGTCGCCGCGACCGGGACAGCCGTGGTGCTGGTGTGGTTCGCGGTGGCCGGGCCGGCCAGTGCGCCCTCGGCCGCCGGCGGGTACCTGCGGCTGCCGCTGGACGTCCTCGTCGTCGCCGGGCTCGCCGTGGCGCTGCCGGACCGGCTCCGGGCGGCGATGGCCGTGGGCGTCGGCGGCCTGCTCGGGCTGCTCACCGTGCTCAAGCTGCTCGACCTGGGCTCGACCACCGCCGTCGGCCGGCCGTTCGACCCGCTGACGGACTGGCGCTACCTGGGCTCGGCGACGGGCCTGCTGCGCGACTCGCTCGGCGCCGCGCAGGGCGTCGCCGTCGCGGTGGCCGCGCTCGTCCTGGCCGGCGGGGTCCTCGTCCTGATGCCGCTGTCGGTGCTGCGTCTCACCACCCTGGCCGCGCGCCGCCGGGCCGGCACGGCGGCCGTCGTGTCGGTGCTCGGCGTGGGCTGGACGCTGGCGGCCGCCCTCGGGTTGCAGGCGGCCCCTGGCGTCCCGGTGGCTTCGACCGGCGCGGCCGGGCTGGCCGTGGACCAGGTCCGCCTGGTCCGCGCCGACCGGCGCGACCGCGAGCAGTTCGCCCGGGAGGCCAGGGTCGACGCCTTCCGGGACACCCCGGCCGACCGGCTGCTGACCGGACTGCGCGGCAAGGACGTCCTGCTCGTCTTCGTGGAGAGCTACGGCCGTGCGGCGCTGGAAGGTCCGGGACCGACGTCCGGGGTGGTCGGGGCGCTGGACGCCGGCACACAGCGACTGCAGGCATCCGGGTACGCCTCGGCGAGCGCGTTCCTGACCTCGCCGACCTTCGGCGGGATCAGCTGGCTCGCGCACTCCACCCTGCAGTCGGGGACCTGGGTGGACAGCCAGCGAAGGTACGACGACCTCGTCGCGGGCGACCGCTTCACGCTGAGCCAGGCGTTCGGCCGGGCCGGCTGGCGGACGGTCAGCGACGTCCCCTCCAACCGGCAGGACTGGCCGCCGGGCCGGTCCTTCTACCGCTACGACCAGCTGTACGACGCCCGCAACGTGGGGTACCGGGGCCCGTCGTTCAGCTACGCCTCGATGCCTGACCAGTACACGCTCGCGGCCTTCCGGCACCTCGAGCTGACCGGGCGGCCGCGGCCGCCGGTGATGGCCGAGATCGACCTCGTGTCCAGCCACACGCCGTGGGCGCCGGTGCCACGGATGGTCGACCCGGACGCCGTGGGTGACGGGTCGGTGTACGACGGCATGCCCGCCCAGGGTCAGGCTCCGGGGGACGTGTGGCCCGACGTCGCCAAGGTCCGGGCGGCCTACGCGACGTCGATCGCCTACTCGCTGGACGCGCTCACCTCGTTCGTGGCCGGCTCGGGCGACGACGACCTGGTGCTCGTGGTGCTGGGCGACCACCAGCCGGCATCCATCGTGTCCGGCGCGCGGGCCGGGCACGACGTCCCGGTCTCGATCATCGCCCGTGACCCCGCCGTGCTGGACCGGGTCGCGTCCTGGGGGTGGCAGCCGGGCCTGCGGCCGAGCCCGTCCGCACCGGTCTGGCCGATGGACACCTTCCGCGACCGGTTCCTGTCCGCGTACCGCTAG
- a CDS encoding zinc-binding alcohol dehydrogenase: MVRFTEATAFWVSAPGVGELRAEPLREPGPGEVLVRTLHTGVSRGTESLVFRGGVPTSQHQIMRAPFQDGDFPAPVKYGYLNVGTVVRGPGELTGRTVFCLYPHQDAYVVPATAVVVVPDGVPPARAVLAGTVETAVNALWDCGPLLGDRVTVVGAGMVGCCVARLLSRFPQVEVTLVDVDPGRAPVADALGVRFALPGESDGGQDLVVHTSATSAGLQTSLDLLAAEATVLDLSWYGDRPVQLSLGGAFHSGRLAVRASQVGVVAASRRGRRTTSDRLRLALDLLRDTAFDALLTGASPFTELPALMPRLAGGELKALCHSITYREGEVACSA; the protein is encoded by the coding sequence ATGGTTCGGTTCACCGAGGCGACGGCGTTCTGGGTGAGCGCGCCGGGAGTCGGCGAGCTGCGCGCCGAGCCGCTGCGAGAGCCGGGCCCGGGCGAGGTGCTGGTCCGGACGCTGCACACCGGTGTCAGTCGCGGCACCGAGTCACTGGTCTTCCGCGGTGGTGTGCCGACCAGCCAGCACCAGATCATGCGCGCGCCGTTCCAGGACGGCGACTTCCCGGCACCGGTGAAGTACGGCTACCTGAACGTCGGCACCGTCGTCCGCGGCCCCGGCGAGCTGACCGGCCGCACCGTCTTCTGCCTGTACCCGCACCAGGACGCGTACGTCGTGCCGGCGACCGCGGTCGTCGTGGTGCCGGACGGCGTTCCCCCGGCCCGCGCGGTGCTGGCCGGGACGGTCGAGACCGCGGTGAACGCGCTCTGGGACTGCGGGCCGCTGCTGGGCGACCGGGTCACCGTGGTCGGCGCGGGCATGGTGGGCTGCTGCGTGGCGCGGCTGCTCAGCCGGTTCCCGCAGGTCGAGGTGACGTTGGTGGACGTGGACCCGGGCCGCGCGCCCGTCGCGGACGCCCTGGGGGTCCGGTTCGCGCTCCCCGGAGAGTCGGACGGCGGCCAGGACCTTGTCGTGCACACCAGCGCGACCTCTGCCGGCCTGCAGACCTCGTTGGACCTGCTCGCCGCCGAGGCCACCGTGCTGGACCTCAGCTGGTACGGCGACCGTCCGGTGCAGCTGTCCCTGGGCGGGGCGTTCCACTCCGGGCGGCTGGCGGTCCGGGCCAGCCAGGTCGGAGTGGTCGCGGCGTCCCGGCGAGGGCGGCGGACGACGTCCGACCGGCTGCGGCTGGCGCTGGACCTGCTGCGGGACACCGCCTTCGACGCCCTGCTGACCGGCGCCTCGCCCTTCACGGAGCTGCCCGCACTGATGCCCCGACTGGCCGGCGGGGAGCTGAAGGCGTTGTGCCACAGCATCACCTACCGCGAGGGGGAGGTCGCATGTTCAGCGTGA